Proteins from a genomic interval of Oncorhynchus clarkii lewisi isolate Uvic-CL-2024 chromosome 13, UVic_Ocla_1.0, whole genome shotgun sequence:
- the LOC139424154 gene encoding myosin heavy chain, embryonic smooth muscle isoform-like, with translation MLASNDVDTLTLELVAERSMAQKSENAHQQLERQNKDLRAKLGELEGSVKSRFEASITALEAKILQLEEQLEQEAKERAAANKLVRRTEKKLKEVCMQVEDGRCHSNQYKEQSEKANSRMKQLKRQLEEETTRANAYRRKLQRELDDATESSEGLSREVNTLKSRLRRGGPISFSSSRSGRRQLQVEGTSLDLLSDDEVENKTTDANANETPAAPQLE, from the exons ATGCTGGCATCCAATGAC gtgGACACCCTGACCCTGGAGCTTGTGGCAGAGCGCAGCATGGCCCAGAAGAGTGAAAATGCGCACCAGCAGCTGGAGAGGCAGAACAAGGACTTGCGGGCCAAGCTGGGCGAGCTGGAGGGTTCCGTGAAGAGCCGGTTTGAGGCCTCCATCACCGCCCTGGAGGCCAAGATACTGCAGCTGGAGGAGCAGCTGGAGCAGGAGGCTAA GGAGCGAGCAGCGGCCAATAAGCTTgtgagaaggacagagaagaaGCTGAAGGAGGTGTGCATGCAGGTGGAGGACGGGCGCTGCCATTCCAACCAGTACAAGGAACAG AGTGAGAAGGCCAACTCTCGCATGAAGCAGCTGAAGAGGCAGCTTGAGGAGGAGACGACACGTGCCAACGCCTACCGCAGGAAGCTGCAGAGGGAGCTGGACGATGCCACTGAGAGCAGCGAGGGTCTCAGCCGTGAGGTCAACACACTCAAGAGCCGCCTCAG GCGTGGAGGCCCCATCAGTTTCTCCTCCAGCCGCTCGGGCAGGCGTCAGCTGCAGGTGGAGGGAACATCGCTCGACCTCCTATCCGACGATGAGGTGGAAAACAAGACCACGGATGCCAATGCCAACGAGACGCCAGCAGCTCCCCAACTAGAGTAG